In one Balaenoptera ricei isolate mBalRic1 chromosome 20, mBalRic1.hap2, whole genome shotgun sequence genomic region, the following are encoded:
- the NEURL4 gene encoding neuralized-like protein 4 isoform X1, with translation MAAGSGGSGGSGGGPGPGPGGGGGPGGSGPGPGSGGGPGSGGELHPRTGRLVSLSACGRTARRQQPGQEFNHGLVLSREPLRDGRIFTVRIDRKVNSWSGSIEIGVTALDPSVLDFPSSATGLKGGSWVVSGCSVLRDGRSVLEEYGQDLDQLGEGDRVGVERTAGGELRLWVNGRDCGVAATGLPARVWAVVDLYGKCTQITVLPPEPGFSPPTPIPTPPLEPSAPAEDSALAEQGTSGDEAFMVSPAQARPETFPNSLESHNEFASMELSEVVSNAILSAYNGGLLNVNLSSPPAGEAPGPSGTATSPILTSNDALLFHEKCGTLIKLSNNNKTAERRRPLDEFNNGVVMTNRPLRDNEMFEIRIDKLVDKWSGSIEIGVTTHNPNNLEYPATMTNLQSGTIMMSGCGILTNGKGTRREYCEFSLDELQEGDHIGLTRKSNSALHFFINGIDQGVATPLTPPVVYGVVDLYGMAVKVTIVHNNNHSDRLRRNNAILRALSPEGALRRAAPAAQAEPERLLFHPNCGQKAAITHEGRTALRPHATDDFNHGVVLSSRALRDGEVFQVRIDKMVDKWAGSIEIGVTTHNPAYLQLPSTMTNLRSGTWMMTGNGVMHNGTTILDEYGHNLDRLKAGDTVGVVRREDGTLHFFVNGMTQGPAAWNVPPGVYAVVDLYGQAAQATIVDDVEVPQVPEPLPEGNNQVSPSSPSSGAGGSDLRFHQLHGSNAVITNGGRTALRHNCRSEFNDAIVISNRALRDGELFEIVIQKMVDRWSGSIEAGVTAIRPEDLEFPNTMTDIDYDTWMLSGTAIMQDGNTMRNNYGCDLDALGTGARIGMMRTAKGDLHYFINGQDQGAACSGLPPGKEVYAVVDLYGQCVQVSITNATGPMDNSLATSNTATEKSFPLHSPAAGVAHRFHSACGKNITLEEDGTRAVRAAGYAHGLVFSTKELKTEEVFEVKVEELDEKWAGSLRLGLTTLAPGEMGPGAGSGPGLPPSLPELRTKTTWMVSSCEVRRDGQLQRMNYGRNLERLGVGSRVGIRRGADDTMHVLVDGEDMGPAATGIAKSVWAVLDLYGPVRSVSIVSSTRLDEPEGTQPPSPSSDTGSEGEEEDEGEEHGLEGQNQVAVTPTALEFLENHGKNILLSNGNRTATRVASYNQGIVVINQPLVPQLLVQVRIDFLNRQWTSSLVLGVITCPPERLNFPASACALKRAALLLRGRGVFHNGLKICEKFGPNLDTCPEGTILGLRLDSSGGLHLHINGMDQGVAVPDVPQPCHALVDLYGQCEQVTIVTPEPGAASGKSAGTQGDMEKADMVDGIKESVCWGPPPTASPLKSCEYHALCSRFQELLLLPEDYFMPPPKRSLCYCESCRKLRGDEAHRRRGEPPREYALPFGWCRFNLRVNPRLEAGTLTKKWHMAYHGSNVAAVRRVLDRGELGAGTASILSCRPLKGEPGLGFEEPGENCAPPREQQPPPVLLSPSLQYAGAEALASKVQFRDPKSQQTHQAQVAFQVCVRPGSYTPGPPSAALREPPDPHFSPAELEWVTKEKGATLLYALLVRVE, from the exons ATGGCGGCGGGGTCGGGTGGGAGTGGGGGCTCTGGGGGAGGCCCCGGGCCGGgcccgggtgggggtgggggccccGGCGGGAGCGGCCCAGGACCGGGGTCCGGCGGGGGTCCGGGCAGCGGCGGGGAGCTGCACCCGCGCACCGGGCGCTTGGTGAGCCTATCGGCCTGTGGGCGTACAGCGCGGCGGCAGCAGCCGGGCCAGGAGTTTAATCACGGGCTGGTGTTGAGCCGGGAACCCTTGCGCGATGGACGCATCTTCACCGTCCGCATCGACCGCAAG GTCAACTCCTGGAGTGGCTCCATCGAGATTGGGGTGACGGCACTGGACCCCAGTGTGCTGGACTTCCCAAGCAGCGCCACGGGGCTGAAGGGGGGCTCGTGGGTAGTGTCAGGCTGCTCGGTGCTGAGGGATGGACGTTCTGTGCTGGAGGAGTATGGGCAGGACCTGGACCAGCTTGGCGAAGGGGACCGTGTGGGCGTGGAGCGCACGGCTGGCGGGGAGCTGCGGCTCTGGGTGAATGGGCGGGATTGCGGTGTGGCCGCCACGGGCCTGCCAGCTCGTGTCTGGGCCGTCGTGGACCTTTACGGCAAGTGCACCCAGATCACCGTGCTACCCCCTGAACCGGGCTTCAGCCCCCCTACTCCCATCCCCACACCTCCCCTCGAGCCCTCTGCCCCCGCTGAAGATTCTGCCTTGGCTGAACAGGGGACCTCTGGGGATGAAG CCTTCATGGTGTCCCCCGCGCAGGCCCGGCCGGAGACGTTTCCTAACAGCCTTGAGTCGCATAATG AATTTGCCAGCATGGAGCTCTCCGAGGTGGTGAGCAACGCCATCCTGTCTGCCTACAACGGGGGGCTCCTAAATGTGAACCTGAGCTCCCCACCGGCAGGGGAAGCACCGGGGCCTAGTGGCACTGCCACCTCACCCATCCTCACTTCCAACGATGCCCTCCTTTTTCATGAGAAGTGTGGGACCCTCATCAAACTCAGCAACAATAATAAGACGGCAGAGCGCCGCCGGCCCCTGGATGAATTCAACAACGGGGTTGTCATGACCAACCGCCCACTCCGGGACAATGAGATGTTTGAG ATCCGCATCGACAAGCTCGTAGATAAGTGGTCAGGCTCCATTGAGATTGGTGTCACCACCCACAACCCCAACAATCTGGAGTACCCAGCCACCATGACCAACCTGCAGTCAG GCACCATCATGATGAGTGGCTGCGGGATCCTGACCAACGGCAAGGGCACCCGCCGGGAGTACTGTGAATTCAGTCTGGATGAGCTGCAG GAGGGCGACCACATTGGTCTCACGAGGAAGTCCAACTCTGCCCTACACTTCTTCATTAATGGCATTGATCAGG GCGTGGCTACCCCCTTGACGCCCCCAGTGGTGTACGGTGTGGTGGACTTGTATGGGATGGCTGTGAAGGTGACCATCGTCCACAATAACAACCACAGTGACCGCCTACGCCGGAACAATGCCATCCTGCGGGCGCTGTCCCCTGAGGGTGCCCTCCGCCGGGCTGCTCCTGCGGCCCAGGCAGAACCCGAGCGCCTGCTCTTCCACCCCAACTGTGGGCAGAAGGCAGCCATCACCCACGAGGGACGCACTGCCCTGAGGCCCCA TGCCACCGACGACTTCAATCATGGCGTGGTGCTGAGCAGCAGAGCCCTGCGGGACGGAGAGGTGTTCCAGGTGCGCATCGACAAGATGGTGGACAAATGGGCTGGCTCCATTGAGATTGGTGTCACCACCCACAACCCTGCCTACCTCCAGTTGCCCTCCACCATGACCAACTTGCGCTCTG GGACCTGGATGATGACAGGGAATGGGGTGATGCACAATGGGACGACCATCTTGGACGAATATGGGCACAACCTGGACCGGCTCAAG gcaggggacacggtgGGCGTGGTGCGGCGGGAGGACGGGACTCTCCACTTCTTTGTCAATGGGATGACTCAGGGCCCCGCCGCCTGGAACGTGCCCCCGGGCGTCTATGCTGTCGTCGATCTCTATGGCCAGGCAGCCCAGGCCACCATTGTGGACGACGTGG AGGTGCCCCAGGTCCCTGAGCCACTCCCTGAGGGGAACAACCAGGTGTCTCCAAGCTCCCCATCATCAGGGGCCGGGGGCTCCGACCTCCGCTTCCACCAGCTGCACGGCAGCAACGCAGTCATCACCAACGGCGGCCGCACTGCGCTCCGCCACAACTGCCGCAGCGAGTTCAACGATGCCATCGTCATCTCCAACCG GGCCCTGAGGGATGGAGAGCTGTTTGAAATTGTCATTCAGAAGATGGTAGACCGCTGGTCAGGCTCCATCGAGGCTG GAGTGACCGCTATTCGGCCTGAGGACCTTGAATTCCCCAACACTATGACGGACATTGACTACGATACGTGGATGCTGAG CGGCACAGCCATCATGCAAGACGGTAACACCATGCGCAACAACTACGGGTGTGACCTTGACGCACTAGGCACGGGTGCCCGCATCGGCATGATGCGCACTGCCAAGGGCGATCTGCACTACTTCATCAACGGCCAGGACCAAGGCGCTGCCTGCTCAGGCTTGCCTCCCGGTAAAG AGGTGTATGCAGTAGTGGATCTATATGGCCAGTGTGTCCAAGTGTCCATCACCAATGCCACCGGCCCCATGGACAACAGCCTGGCGACCAGCAACACCGCCACTGAGAAGTCATTCCCCCTGCACTCCCCAG CGGCTGGCGTGGCTCACCGATTCCACAGTGCTTGCGGCAAGAACATCACCCTGGAGGAAGACGGCACGAGGGCGGTGCGTGCGGCCGGCTACGCCCACGGCCTCGTCTTCAGCACCAAGGAGCTCAAGACCGAGGAGGTCTTTGAG GTGAAAGTGGAGGAGCTGGATGAGAAGTGGGCTGGTTCCCTCCGGCTAGGGCTGACCACACTAGCGCCGGGGGAGATGGGGCCTGGAGCGGGCAGTGGCCCggggctgcctccctccctgccagaGCTCCGGACTAAGACCACCTGGATGGTGTCCAGCTGTGAAGTGAGGCGCGACGGGCAGCTCCAGAGGATGAACTATGGCCGGAACCTCGAGAGGCTGGGG GTGGGGAGCCGTGTGGGCATTCGCCGAGGGGCAGATGACACGATGCACGTCCTGGTAGATGGAGAGGATATGGGGCCTGCAGCCACCGGCATTGCCAAG AGCGTGTGGGCCGTGTTGGATCTGTATGGGCCAGTGCGGAGTGTTTCTATTGTCAGCTCCACCAGGCTGGACGAGCCAGAAGGCACCCAGCCTCCTTCCCCCAGCTCGGACACTGGcagcgagggcgaggaggaggaTGAGGGCGAGGAGCACGGCCTGGAA GGCCAGAATCAAGTGGCTGTTACGCCCACAGCCCTCGAGTTCCTGGAGAACCATGGGAAGAATATTCTCTTGTCCAACGGGAACCGCACAGCTACACGAGTGGCCAGCTACAACCAGGGCATCGTTGTCATCAACCAGCCCCTGGTGCCCCAGCTGCTGGTCCAG GTACGGATAGACTTCTTGAACCGGCAGTGGACATCTTCCCTTGTCCTGGGAGTCATCACCTGCCCACCGGAGAGGCTCAACTTCCCTGCTTCTGCCTGTGCTCTCAAACGGGCAGCCTTGCTGCTGCGGGGCCGCGGGGTTTTCCACAACGGTCTCAAG ATCTGTGAGAAGTTTGGGCCAAATCTGGACACGTGTCCTGAAGGCACCATCCTGGGACTGCGGCTAGACAGCTCTGGGGGGCTGCATCTTCACATCAATGGGATGGACCAGGGAGTGGCTGTGCCAGATGTCCCCCAGCCCTGCCATGCGCTCGTGGACCTCTACGGGCAGTGTGAGCAG GTGACAATCGTGACCCCTGAACCAGGGGCTGCCAGTGGAAAGAGTGCTGGAACCCAAGGGGACATGGAGAAAGCTGACATGGTGGATG GTATCAAGGAGAGTGTGTGCTGGGGTCCACCGCCCACTGCTAGCCCCCTCAAGAGCTGTGAGTACCACGCCCTGTGCTCCCGTTTCCAGGAACTGCTGCTGCTTCCTG AGGATTATTTCATGCCTCCGCCGAAGCGCAGCCTGTGCTACTGTGAGTCTTGCCGGAAGCTTCGAGGGGATGAGGCCCACAGGCGCCGTGGGGAGCCCCCGCGGGAATACGCTCTGCCCTTTGGCTGGTGCAGGTTCAACCTCAG GGTGAATCCCCGCCTGGAGGCTGGGACACTAACCAAGAAGTGGCACATGGCGTATCATGGGAGCAACGTGGCAGCCGTCCGGAGGGTGCTGGACCGGGGGGAGCTGGGAGCAG GCACTGCTTCCATCCTGAGCTGCCGGCCCTTGAAGGGAGAGCCTGGGCTGGGGTTTGAGGAGCCTGGCGAGAACTGCGCACCTCCTCGAGAGCAGCAGCCCCCTCCAGTGctgctttccccctccctccaataTGCTGGGGCTGAGGCCCTGGCATCCAAAGTGCA ATTCCGGGACCCCAAATCCCAGCAGACACACCAGGCCCAGGTGGCGTTCCAGGTGTGTGTGCGCCCTGGCTCCTACACCCCCGGACCCCCTTCCGCTGCCCTCAGAGAGCCTCCTGACCCTCACTTCAGCCCAGCCGAACTTGAGTGGGTAACCAAGGAGAAGGGGGCCACACTCCTCTATGCCCTGCTGGTACGGGTGGAGTGA